A genomic window from Yarrowia lipolytica chromosome 1D, complete sequence includes:
- a CDS encoding uncharacterized protein (Compare to YALI0D26315g, similar to Saccharomyces cerevisiae SIN3 (YOL004W); ancestral locus Anc_6.29, uniprot|Q8WZL5 Yarrowia lipolytica Sin3 protein transcription regulatory protein) has translation MAIYHHPRPYCVSCPFASYTCLTVLCAINHTSTLPLCSWSQPKIMHLILTQTMDQPQEKPASNATSPKMSPKTEPEAESGAAPAITTAPASTPAAAVPAPDAASVATPSATPVATSSAKEASTQAAPTTTAAPASDAPVATAPLATSVPPTVKPEESVPAPGPAGSASTTTASTSAVPTPVPATAPAPAVPAVAAPPSTGSAPPSTAGPSSASPAPPHPAPPASAPAPAHYHGSPPHQMHPGPVPGPRGSPAPPQQPQQHTPQPGAQPSPAGDIEHMHHMHLPPRNHSQTSVYRALNVTDALTYLDQVKIQFSDNPDVYNRFLDIMKDFKSHTLDTPGVISRVSNLFRGFPHLIEGFNTFLPPGYRIECSGDPSDPHPIKVTTPAGTTTGAEMGITQGQQPQPHLQQQTQQQQQQQQQGGPQQQQGGPQGGPQQGGPQGGPQGPPHMQHPHMQQHPHHPPPHGAPLYGPPSEQAAGQSLQQLSGVDNRASPSEPSRRSGAPVEFNHAINYVHKIKNRFADQEETYKHFLEILQTYQKEQKPIGEVYQQVTILFRNEPDLLDDFKQFLPDTSGEAAAYLEAVGQQQRLPPVGNFAPAYPGPVHQPSGTPGAATAPPPSTAAPSVKRKRSSVSEFPTEYSNIRGGAAAAAGAANKRKKEDSPSLLPTPSPLAPTSGNDALVEEISFFDRAKKHISNKAVYNEFLKILNLFSQGLIDKATLVERVEGFLGGSHELFAWFKKFVNYQEKPLHIENIVFKKSHLELSLCPPLGPSYRLLPKSERFMPCSGRDEMCWEVLNDEWVGHPTWASEDSGFVAHRKNQYEEVLHRVEEERHEYDYYIEANLRSIQTLETISNRIANMSHEERLNFRLQPGLGHGTTIYQKVIRKIYDKERGLEVIEALHENPGIAVPVVLRRLKQKDEEWRRAHREWNKVWRETEQKAFYKSLDHLGLTFKQLDKKMLTSKQLVAELAAARVDSNATPAAKKPLLGLKPVQQLDYDFKDYSVFGDVLKLVSVFLEHSSSYSANDREKLGVVMDGFLWLFFGYESESAKVEEFKEETEDKIDEDDKEAEARDKKEDDKKEESPIKVEEEKEMKDESKESTDAKDESKVSNDAKDESKESKDAKDDVPTTNGHSNGTAKIRPSLREILLKAKSRDNSPDAEDPSHPWIHTETPLNTSTPGKRHRFNLFANTTIYVFFRLLQTLYQRLVEVKALEETVSAEIASRTPVDFAVDLNLYDHKLDDMGLRFKSKNCYPQLLNLSCRLIEGDVEHQWFEEALRQAYRNRAYKLYTIDKVVQALVKHMHTVISDQKSNDIMLLFERDRLTPTSSVHQQILHRLQVKQVVDSDESLYRIEFDEKTGHVSIVYLSGEDESVSVVGASDEDKWKYYLTSYVMANPTEGVKSDKIRMPLLRRTLEDFESRDEEEDGHVHSDSIFETVEQNLLVRIALGSFKMFFVPGTEDCFVRKSVKTEPVKGETVRQQKFKAIQDGSSTFKQGLDQSQIDTLTSHFEAFKNGEVDELLVDIKTNSTSDTEDPNKTTEMVDGDKTEEVKEEDEGEKVETEKEDVEMKE, from the coding sequence ATGGCCATTTATCATCATCCCCGGCCTTACTGTGTCAGTTGCCCGTTTGCCTCGTACACCTGTCTGACCGTGCTTTGTGCCATAAATCACACTTCGACGTTGCCTCTATGCAGCTGGTCCCAACCCAAAATCATGCACCTCATACTAACTCAGACAATGGACCAACCACAGGAGAAACCAGCATCCAACGCTACGTCTCCCAAAATGTCGCCAAAGACTGAGCCCGAGGCGGAATCCGGAGCGGCTCCTGCTATCACTACTGCTCCTGCATCCACCCCGGCTGCTGCCGTCCCCGCTCCTGACGCCGCGTCTGTCGCAACACCCTCAGCAACACCAGTCGCAACATCATCAGCAAAAGAAGCATCCACCCAGGCAGcacccaccaccaccgctgctcctgcttctgATGCCCCGGTTGCCACCGCTCCCCTCGCAACCAGTGTTCCGCCTACTGTGAAACCGGAGGAGAGTGTTCCTGCTCCTGGCCCCGCCGGCAGTGCTTCTACCACCACAGCGTCCACGTCAGCAGTGCCAACACCCGTACCTGCcacagcaccagcacctgCTGTTCCCGCTGTCGCAGCACCCCCTTCCACTGGCTCTGCTCCACCTTCTACTGCGGGCCCCAGTTCGGCTTCCCCGGCTCCTCCCCATCCTGCTCCTCCGGCCTCTGCGCCCGCTCCTGCACATTACCACGGCTCTCCCCCTCATCAGATGCACCCCGGCCCTGTCCCTGGACCCCGAGGCTcgcctgctcctcctcagcagccccagcagcacaCTCCTCAGCCTGGGGCACAACCCTCGCCCGCTGGAGACATTGAACACATGCACCATATGCACTTGCCACCGCGAAACCACTCGCAGACCAGCGTGTACCGTGCACTCAATGTGACTGATGCGCTCACATATCTGGACCAGGTGAAAATCCAGTTCAGCGATAACCCGGACGTGTACAACCGGTTCCTGGACATTATGAAGGACTTCAAGAGCCACACGCTCGACACCCCAGGCGTCATTTCGCGTGTCTCCAACCTTTTCCGAGGCTTCCCACATCTCATTGAGGGCTTCAACACGTTCCTTCCTCCCGGATACCGCATTGAGTGCAGTGGCGATCCCTCCGACCCCCATCCTATCAAAGTAACCACCCCCGCGGGTACTACTACTGGTGCCGAGATGGGTATTACCCAAGgtcagcagcctcagcctcaTTTGCAGCAACAGactcagcaacagcagcagcagcagcagcaaggaGGtccccagcagcaacagggAGGTCCCCAGGGTGGTCCTCAGCAAGGAGGCCCTCAGGGAGGCCCCCAAGGCCCCCCTCACATGCAGCACCCTCACATGCAGCAGcacccccaccaccccccTCCACATGGAGCTCCTCTCTACGGTCCTCCCTCCGAGCAGGCCGCTGGACAGTCTCTTCAGCAACTCTCTGGAGTAGATAACCGAGCCTCCCCCAGCGAGCCCAGCCGCCGATCTGGAGCACCCGTCGAGTTCAACCACGCCATCAACTACGTGcacaagatcaagaaccGGTTTGCTGACCAAGAAGAGACTTACAAGCACTTTCTGGAGATCCTGCAGACCTACCAAAAGGAGCAGAAACCCATTGGTGAAGTGTACCAACAGGTGACAATCCTGTTCCGCAACGAGCCCGACCTGCTGGACGACTTCAAGCAGTTTCTGCCTGACACTAGCGgtgaggctgctgcttaTCTGGAGGCTGTGGGTCAACAGCAGCGTCTTCCTCCCGTTGGAAACTTTGCTCCTGCCTATCCTGGTCCTGTTCATCAGCCTAGTGGAACCCCGGGGGCTGCAACTGCTCCTCCCCCTTCTACTGCTGCTCCCTCGGTCAAGAGAAAGCGATCTTCTGTCAGCGAATTTCCTACCGAATATAGCAATATTCGAGGCggggctgctgctgctgctggagctgcgaACAAGcggaagaaggaggactCTCCTTCCCTTCTGCCCACGCCCTCTCCATTGGCTCCCACTTCTGGCAACGATGCTCtcgtggaggagatctccttcttcgACCGAGCCAAGAAACACATTTCCAACAAGGCTGTGTACAACGAGTTCCTAAAAATTCTTAACCTCTTCTCCCAGGGTCTCATTGACAAGGCTACTCTTGTGGAGCGAGTGGAGGGCTTTCTGGGTGGTTCTCACGAGCTGTTTGCCTGGTTCAAGAAGTTCGTCAACTATCAAGAGAAGCCGCTGCATATCGAGAACATTGTGTTCAAAAAGTCGCATCTTGAGCTATCGTTGTGTCCTCCTCTGGGCCCCTCCTACCGGCTGCTTCCCAAGTCGGAGCGGTTCATGCCCTGTTCCGGCCGTGATGAAATGTGCTGGGAGGTGCTGAACGACGAGTGGGTCGGCCACCCTACCTGGGCGTCCGAGGACTCTGGTTTTGTCGCCCACCGAAAGAACCAGTACGAGGAGGTTCTTCATCgagtcgaggaggagcgtcATGAGTACGACTACTACATTGAGGCGAACCTGCGGTCGATTCAGACGCTTGAGACCATCAGCAACCGAATCGCCAACATGAGCCATGAGGAGCGGCTCAACTTCCGACTGCAGCCTGGTCTGGGACATGGCACCACCATCTACCAGAAGGTGATTCGCAAGATATATGACAAGGAGCGAGGCCTGGAAGTGATCGAGGCGCTTCATGAGAACCCTGGTATTGCTGTTCCTGTTGTTCTGCGACGTCTGAAGCAGAAGGACGAGGAATGGCGACGAGCACACCGAGAGTGGAACAAGGTGTGGCGGGAAACCGAGCAGAAGGCCTTCTACAAGTCTCTGGACCATCTGGGACTCACCTTCAAGCAGCTTGACAAGAAGATGTTGACCAGCAAGCAGCTTGTTGCCGAGttggctgctgctcgagtcGACAGCAATGCCACTCctgccgccaagaagcctCTCCTCGGTCTCAAGCCTGTTCAGCAGCTGGACTATGATTTCAAGGACTATTCTGTGTTTGGAGATGTTCTCAAGCTGGTCAGTGTGTTTCTGGAGCATAGCAGCAGTTATAGCGCTAATGATCGGGAGAAGCTGGGTGTTGTTATGGACGGTTTCCTCTGGTTGTTCTTTGGTTACGAGAGCGAGTCTgccaaggtcgaggagtttaaggaggagactgaggacaagattgacgaggacgacaaggaggctgaggctcgagacaagaaggaggatgacaagaaggaagagtCTCCTATCAAGGTcgaagaggagaaggagatgaaggATGAGTCCAAGGAGTCTACGGATGCTAAGGATGAGTCCAAGGTGTCCAATGATGCCAAGGATGAGTCCAAGGAGTCTAAGGATGCCAAGGATGATGTCCCTACCACTAACGGACACTCCAATGGAACGGCTAAGATTCGCCCATCTCTCCGTGAAATCCTGCTAAAGGCCAAGTCTCGAGACAACAGTCCTGACGCTGAGGATCCTTCTCACCCCTGGATCCACACCGAAACCCCTCTCAACACTTCCACGCCCGGCAAGCGACACCGGTTCAACCTTTTtgccaacaccaccatctaCGTTTTCTTCCGTCTGCTGCAAACTCTGTACCAGCGACTTGTggaggtcaaggctctggaggagactgTGTCAGCAGAGATTGCTTCTCGAACCCCCGTTGACTTTGCCGTCGATCTTAACCTCTACGACCACAAGCTGGACGACATGGGTCTGCGATTCAAGTCGAAGAACTGCTATCCTcagctgctcaatctgTCGTGTCGACTGATTGAAGGAGATGTGGAGCACCAGTGGTttgaggaggctctgaGACAGGCATACCGAAACCGTGCCTACAAGCTATACACCATTGACAAGGTTGTGCAGGCTCTGGTCAAGCACATGCATACTGTCATCAGTGACCAAAAGTCCAATGACATTATGCTACTTTTTGAGCGAGACCGTCTAACCCCCACGTCGTCTGTTCATCAACAGATTCTGCATCGTCTCCAGGTCAAGCAGGTGGTTGACTCGGACGAGAGTCTTTACAGAATCGAGTTTGACGAGAAGACCGGACATGTGAGCATTGTCTATTTGTCTGGTGAGGACGAGTCTGTCAGTGTGGTTGGAGCTTCTGACGAGGACAAGTGGAAGTATTATCTGACTTCCTATGTCATGGCAAACCCCACCGAGGGAGTCAAGTCGGACAAGATCCGAATGCCTCTGTTGAGAAGAACTCTGGAAGACTTTGAGTCGCgtgacgaggaggaagacgggCATGTGCATTCCGATTCGATCTTTGAGACGGTGGAACAGAATCTGCTTGTTCGAATTGCTCTGGGATCATTCAAAATGTTTTTTGTCCCTGGAACCGAAGACTGTTTTGTCCGAAAGAGTGTCAAGACTGAGCCTGTCAAGGGCGAGACTGTCCGGCAGCAAAAGTTTAAGGCCATCCAGGATGGATCTTCTACCTTCAAGCAGGGTCTGGACCAGTCTCAGATTGACACTCTGACGTCGCACTTCGAGGCATTCAAGAATGGCGAGGTGGATGAGTTGCTGGTGGATATCAAGACTAACAGCACCAGTGATACCGAAGACCCTAACAAGACCACCGAGATGGTCGATGGAGACAAGActgaggaggtcaaggaggaagatgagggagaaaaggtggagaCTGAAAAGGAGGACGTGGAAATGAAGGAGTGA
- a CDS encoding uncharacterized protein (Compare to YALI0D26323g, no similarity), producing MTKERYYESQERDLKKDIRSVERALFGLEDNVEGASLRALKAQKELDEAEADLEKARQEMKVARQRLDGYREQLKELRDARNGKTTPKKSQIDTLELMNEVEIVRGLGLDYLQKLEVRP from the coding sequence ATGACCAAGGAGCGGTACTACGAGAGCCAGGAGCGCGATTTGAAAAAGGACATCCGGTCAGTTGAACGAGCGTTATTTGGGCTCGAGGATAACGTTGAAGGAGCCAGCTTGCGAGCCCTGAAGGCCCAAAAGGAGCTGGATGAAGCAGAAGCTGATTTGGAGAAGGCTCGGCAGGAAATGAAGGTGGCCAGACAGCGGCTGGACGGATACAGAGAGCAGCTGAAGGAGCTACGTGACGCAAGAAACGGCAAGACGacgccaaaaaaaagccagATCGATACCCTGGAACTCATGAATGAAGTGGAGATAGTCAGGGGGCTGGGTTTGGACTATCTGCAGAAGCTTGAGGTTAGACCGTGA
- a CDS encoding uncharacterized protein (Compare to YALI0D26345g, similar to Saccharomyces cerevisiae PFA4 (YOL003C); ancestral locus Anc_6.28, similar to uniprot|Q12006 Saccharomyces cerevisiae YOL003c), with amino-acid sequence MHLLLSKLGCTGTWNACTAHIKDQTRFQAYYSVFNSSTMITFSNPWIGVIIPCIIIFTLSTFSAIYILPHHVSNNELTLFICASAMVWISYIIAIIVPPGSPPKNYTPPENGMKMYCLKCKAYKPERTHHSKALGVCVLKMDHHCPWTNNTVGHRNMPHFMRFLVWVDMTVGYLFIRLCIRIMKLWRDKHLPSYLFDKTEVILSIVFLPASFFVLFTVGILTIRVFVNMCNGITQIESWECDRIESLVRRKIVTEERAEFPYDIELFTNIFNAVGSPLTFWLPWGQPRGDGITFEKNESGYTEEGEPLCWPPDHVDYDPENVPLQNLKDGLRRRGEEPDCLLGGIGAGKMQAENDFYKRDHWRNVEGEKLADFGVEHTDI; translated from the coding sequence ATGCATCTACTCCTTAGTAAGCTGGGATGTACTGGTACGTGGAACGCATGTACAGCGCATATCAAAGATCAGACGCGATTTCAAGCATACTATAGTGTCTTCAACAGTTCCACCATGATCACATTCTCCAATCCGTGGATAGGAGTGATAATTCCGTGCATAATCATCTTCACGCTGTCGACGTTCTCGGCCATCTACATTCTGCCTCACCATGTTTCCAACAACGAGCTGACTCTCTTCATCTGCGCCTCTGCCATGGTCTGGATCTCTTACATCATCGCCATCATAGTGCCTCCTGGATCGCCACCTAAAAATTACACGCCTCCCGAGAATGGCATGAAGATGTATTGTCTCAAATGCAAGGCTTATAAGCCCGAGAGAACTCATCATTCCAAAGCCCTGGGCGTCTGCGTTCTCAAGATGGACCACCATTGTCCCTGGACCAACAACACTGTGGGACACAGAAATATGCCTCATTTCATGCGGTTTTTAGTCTGGGTCGATATGACTGTTGGATACCTCTTCATCAGACTGTGTATCCGAATCATGAAGTTGTGGAGAGATAAACATCTTCCTTCCTACCTGTTTGACAAGACCGAGGTCATTCTCTCGATTGTCTTTCTGCCCGCTTCGTTCTTTGTGCTCTTCACAGTTGGCATTCTCACTATTCGTGTCTTTGTCAACATGTGTAACGGTATTACTCAGATTGAGTCCTGGGAATGTGACCGTATTGAGAGTCTGGTTCGACGTAAAATTGTGACCGAGGAGAGAGCCGAGTTCCCTTACGATATCGAGCTCTTCACTAACATCTTCAACGCTGTAGGTTCTCCTCTGACCTTTTGGCTACCCTGGGGACAACCTAGAGGAGACGGAATCACTTTTGAGAAGAACGAGAGCGGATACACAGAGGAAGGCGAGCCTCTGTGCTGGCCCCCGGACCACGTGGACTACGACCCTGAGAATGTACCTCTTCAGAACCTCAAGGACGGTCTTCGACGACGAGGTGAGGAGCCGGATTGTCTTCTGGGAGGGATTGGAGCTGGAAAGATGCAGGCAGAAAACGATTTCTACAAACGAGATCACTGGAGAAACGTGGAGGGCGAAAAGTTGGCTGATTTTGGAGTCGAACATACCGACATTTAG
- a CDS encoding uncharacterized protein (Compare to YALI0D26367g, similar to Saccharomyces cerevisiae ARG4 (YHR018C); ancestral locus Anc_1.354, highly similar to uniprot|P04076 Saccharomyces cerevisiae YHR018c ARG4 arginosuccinate lyase), which produces MSAEVPSKLKLWGGRFTGATDPLMNLYNASLPYDKKMYEADLEGTRVYTAALRKLDILNDHELSEIHRGLEEIKKEWAAGTFKEEEGDEDIHTANERRLGEIIGRDISGKVHTGRSRNDQVATDMRLYVRKELGEIRNLLADFIKVLINRGKTEMDVLMPGYTHLQRAQPIRWAHWLSSYATYFTSDLQRLDQLIERVNMSPLGCGALAGHPFGIDREYIATELGFGGIIGNSLVGVGDRDFVTETLFWGSLLMNHISRFAEDLIIYSTAEFGFIQLADAYSTGSSLMPQKKNPDSLELLRGKSGRAFGQLAGFMMSVKSTPSTYNKDLQEDKEPLFDNLTTVSHSIQIATGVMSTLSINKEKMEGALTMDMLATDLADYLVRKGVPFRETHHISGEAVRTAEELKVSGIDKLTLEQYKKIDERFEEDVAKVFDFEQSVERRTAIGGTAKSAILQQFDALEKAL; this is translated from the coding sequence ATGTCTGCCGAAGTTCCTTCTAAACTCAAGCTCTGGGGAGGCCGATTCACTGGCGCCACCGATCCCCTCATGAACCTGTACAATGCGTCTCTGCCTtacgacaagaagatgtACGAAGCTGATCTCGAGGGTACCCGAGTGTACACTGCGGCTCTGCGAAAGCTCGACATTCTCAACGACCACGAGCTAAGCGAGATTCACCGAGGTCTGGAagagatcaagaaggagtgggCCGCCGGCACCTtcaaggaagaggagggagaCGAGGACATTCACACTGCCAACGAGCGACGACTGGGCGAGATTATTGGCCGAGACATCTCTGGCAAGGTGCACACTGGCCGATCTCGAAACGATCAAGTCGCTACCGACATGCGACTGTATGTGCGAAAGGAGCTGGGAGAGATCCGAAACCTGCTGGCCGACTTCATCAAGGTGCTTATCAACCGAGGTAAGACTGAGATGGACGTGCTCATGCCGGGATACACCCATCTTCAGCGAGCCCAGCCCATCCGATGGGCCCACTGGCTTTCATCTTACGCTACTTACTTCACCTCCGACCTGCAGCGACTGGACCAGCTCATTGAGCGAGTCAACATGTCTCCTCTGGGCTGTGGAGCTCTGGCTGGCCACCCCTTTGGCATTGACCGAGAGTACATTGCCACCGAGCTTGGCTTTGGCGGCATCATCGGTAACTCccttgttggtgtcggTGACCGAGACTTTGTCACCGAGACTCTCTTCTGGGGCTCTCTGCTCATGAACCACATTTCTCGATTTGCTGAGGATCTCATCATCTACTCCACTGCCGAGTTTGGCTTCATCCAGCTTGCCGATGCCTACTCCACCGGTTCTTCTCTCATgccccagaagaagaacccGGACTCTCTGGAGCTTCTTCGAGGCAAGTCTGGCCGAGCTTTTGGCCAGCTGGCCGGCTTCATGATGTCCGTCAAGTCCACTCCTTCCACCTACAACAAGGATCTGcaggaggacaaggagccCCTGTTTGACAACCTCACCACCGTGTCTCACTCCATCCAGATTGCCACCGGCGTCATGTCCACCctctccatcaacaaggagaagatggagggTGCTCTTACCATGGACATGCTGGCCACCGATCTGGCCGACTACCTGGTCCGAAAGGGCGTCCCCTTCCGAGAGACCCACCACATCTCTGGTGAGGCTGTTCGAACTGCCGAAGAGCTCAAGGTGTCTGGTATCGACAAGCTGACCCTGGAGcagtacaagaagattgacgagCGATTCGAGGAGGACGTGGCCAAGGTCTTTGACTTTGAGCAGTCTGTCGAGCGACGAACCGCCATTGGAGGAACTGCCAAGTCCGCCATTCTCCAGCAGTTTGATGCTCTTGAGAAGGCTCTCTaa
- a CDS encoding uncharacterized protein (Compare to YALI0D26389g, similar to Saccharomyces cerevisiae YHR132W-A and YNL157W; ancestral locus Anc_2.109, similar to uniprot|P79058 Schizosaccharomyces pombe Hypothetical 15.4 kDa protein C10F6.16 in chromosome I) codes for MSSLNPNRANKVDVSSLSPEEQRIFKLYGKLPTQKDVLSKKINERKYFDSGDYAMSRAGRVDSVDAGQVGLQHPNPEKISKLQHNGCGGGSCAPGGSSPPGVQSPIKESSQLSQNN; via the coding sequence ATGTCGTCTCTGAACCCCAACCGTGCAAACAAGGTCGACGTGTCGTCTCTGTCACCTGAAGAGCAGCGGATTTTCAAGCTCTACGGCAAGCTGCCTACCCAGAAGGACGTGCTTTCCAAGAAAATCAACGAGCGAAAGTACTTCGACTCTGGAGATTATGCCATGAGCCGGGCTGGACGGGTCGACTCGGTAGATGCCGGCCAGGTCGGACTTCAGCACCCCAACCCCGAAAAGATCTCTAAGCTCCAGCACAACggttgtggaggaggttcgTGTGCTCCTGGCGGCTCGTCGCCCCCAGGTGTCCAGTCGCCTATCAAAGAGAGCAGCCAGCTGAGCCAGAACAACTAG
- a CDS encoding uncharacterized protein (Compare to YALI0D26411g, weakly similar to uniprot|Q884V4 Pseudomonas syringae Chemotaxis sensor histidine kinase CheA), translating to MVSAKSMILAAALATAAVAAPAPNAAPAPAPAPVVLNERAYEELAARTVEVYTAHALQERGLLDLVGSLTSIVGVVINLLVGSVNSIIKPGSASAAEVLAKTFTDLTTGLNSVVAALEDLPLLGPVIGLLVPIILSPLVLSITTTLEKIVVLLVDDVDKAVLGPVLDVLPALLGTLDQVLNTLLGDVPLLSGQVNPALALVDKVKGLLAGLGISL from the coding sequence ATGGTCTCTGCCAAGTCTATGATCCTTGCTGCCGCCCTGGCCACCGCTGCTGTTGCCGCTCCTGCCCCCAACGCTGCCCCTGCCCCTgcccctgctcctgttgTTCTCAACGAGCGTGCCTACGAGGAGTTGGCCGCTCGAACAGTCGAGGTCTACACTGCCCACGCTCTCCAGGAGCGaggccttcttgatctggtcGGCTCTCTGACCTCCATTGTTGGCGTGGTCATCAATCTGCTGGTTGGATCTGTTAACTCTATCATCAAACCTggctctgcctctgctgctgaggttCTGGCCAAGACCTTCACCGACCTCACCACCGGTCTCAACAGCGTCGTAGCCGCTCTCGAGGACCTTCCTCTGCTCGGACCCGTGATCGGACTCCTTGTTCCCATCATCCTCTCTCCTCTGGTTCTCAgcatcaccaccactctcgagaagattgtgGTTCTGCTTGTTGACGATGTCGACAAGGCAGTGCTTGGCCCCGTCCTTGACGTTCTGCCTGCTCTCCTCGGAACTCTTGATCAGGTTCTCAACACCCTGCTCGGTGACGTGCCTCTTCTCAGTGGCCAGGTCAACCCCGCTCTTGCCCTGGTCGACAAGGTTAAGGGCCTCCTCGCTGGTCTTGGAATCTCTCTTTAA
- a CDS encoding uncharacterized protein (Compare to YALI0D26466g, no similarity possibly noncoding), translating to MKITNPLRAKQWCAALNPGERLRGTQRARFHYKYSHHLPPVFLLQTSSLQHILLTFVRFVSHDKYPLTSIIMVAIKNILAASAIVSAAVAAPTQPEDLDKRDLQLIGNVIGEAFNIVNITLQLVQGTLNLLLKPSSDRPTYYATVKEFFTKLNWAIGQLVMDLKKSPLTTLVGDILGVVLFSPLITSLKALIEAIATSLLSIVGDGVVGPVGDLLNGILGGVGGLIGGLGNVPGLQGQLSELGSASNVLAQSLSSVEATHH from the coding sequence ATGAAGATCACTAACCCGCTGCGCGCCAAACAGTGGTGCGCGGCCCTAAACCCTGGCGAGAGACTCAGAGGGACGCAAAGGGCCAGATTTCATTATAAATACAGCCACCACCTCCCTCctgtttttcttctccagaccaGTTCTCTACAACACATTCTTCTCACATTCGTTCGCTTCGTTTCACACGACAAATACCCACTAACATCTATCATAATGGttgccatcaagaacatcctcgctgcttctgctATCGTCTCCGCCGCTGTCGCTGCCCCCACTCAGCCTGAGGACCTCGACAAGCGAGACCTCCAGCTCATTGGAAACGTCATCGGTGAGGCTttcaacattgtcaacatcaccctccagcttgtccagGGCACCCTCAACCTGCTCCTGAAGCCCTCTTCTGACCGACCCACCTACTACGCCACTGTCAAGGAGTTCTTCACCAAGCTCAACTGGGCCATTGGCCAGCTTGTCATGGACCTGAAGAAGTCTCCCCTCACCACCCTTGTTGGCGACATCCTCGGTGTTGTGCTCTTCTCCCCTCTTATCACCTCCCTGAAGGCTCTTATTGAGGCCATTGCCActtctctcctctccattGTCGGTGACGGTGTTGTTGGCCCCGTTGGTGACCTCCTTAACGGCATCCTCGGCGGTGTTGGCGGTCTTATCGGCGGTCTTGGCAACGTTCCCGGTCTCCAGGGCCAGCTCTCCGAGCTCGGCTCCGCCTCCAACGTTCTTGCCCAGTCTCTCTCCTCTGTTGAGGCCACCCACCACTAA